From Oryza brachyantha chromosome 9, ObraRS2, whole genome shotgun sequence, a single genomic window includes:
- the LOC102708180 gene encoding PTI1-like tyrosine-protein kinase 3: MLRRWFCCTQFHAPYREHENEFPDIPDEKEGNGFAPKSDDPTKAPPPIKVPELSFDELKEKTDNFGSKALVGEGSYGRVYYATLDNGNHVAVKKLDASTEPELDNEFLTQVSIVSRLKHENFVEMLGYCLEGNQRLVAYEFATMGSLHDILHGRKGVPGAQPGPALDWMQRVKIAIDAAKGLEYLHEKVQPSIVHRDIRSSNVLIFEDYKAKIADFNLSNQSPDMAARLHSTRVLGTFGYHAPEYAMTGQLTQKSDVYSFGVVLLELLTGRKPVDHTMPRGQQSLVTWATPRLTEDTVKQCVDPRLKGEYPPKGVAKLAAVAALCVQYESEFRPSMSIVVKALSPLLQHKPPPPPVVAPES; the protein is encoded by the exons ATGTTGAGACGGTGGTTCTGCTGCACCCAGTTTCACGCGCCATATCGTGAACACGAAAATGAATTTCCTGATATCCCAGATGAGAAAGAAG GAAATGGTTTTGCTCCCAAAAGTGATGATCCCACAAAAGCACCTCCTCCCATTAAAGTACCGGAATTATCATTTGATGAACTGAAAGAAAAGACCGATAATTTTGGCTCAAAGGCTTTAGTTGGTGAAGGATCATATGGAAGAGTGTATTATGCTACTCTGGACAATGGAAACCATGTTGCTGTTAAAAAGCTTGACGCTTCGACAGAACCTGAGCTTGATAATGAGTTTTTGACACAG GTATCCATTGTGTCAAGATTAAAGCATGAAAATTTTGTGGAAATGCTTGGTTATTGTCTGGAAGGGAATCAGCGTCTAGTGGCCTACGAATTTGCTACAATGGGTTCTCTGCATGATATTTTGCATG gaagaaagggtgtccctggTGCACAGCCTGGCCCAGCACTTGACTGGATGCAGCGAGTGAAAATTGCTATTGATGCTGCTAAAGGGTTAGAATATCTTCATGAGAAGGTCCAACCTTCTATAGTCCATCGGGACATACGATCTAGCAATGTTCTTATATTTGAGGATTACAAGGCAAAAATTGCAGATTTCAATCTTTCAAACCAGTCTCCTGATATGGCCGCTCGTTTGCACTCGACTCGTGTCCTTGGAACCTTCGGCTATCATGCTCCTGA GTATGCCATGACTGGCCAGTTGACTCAGAAAAGTGATGTATATAGTTTTGGAGTTGTTCTTCTAGAGCTTCTAACAGGAAGGAAACCAGTAGATCACACAATGCCTAGGGGTCAGCAGAGTCTAGTTACATGG GCAACACCTCGTTTGACAGAGGACACAGTGAAACAATGTGTTGACCCAAGATTGAAGGGCGAGTATCCCCCAAAAGGGGTTGCCAAG CTCGCAGCGGTGGCGGCACTCTGTGTGCAATACGAGTCTGAGTTTAGACCAAGCATGAGCATTGTCGTCAAGGCACTCTCCCCTCTTCTCCAGCATaaaccgccaccgccaccagtCGTTGCTCCTGAGTCCTGA
- the LOC102708465 gene encoding U11/U12 small nuclear ribonucleoprotein 35 kDa protein, protein MSGGGGGAGAVFYAEKYHPIQAGSIDGTDVAPHDNAVLRALLCSTAGLYDPFGDPKATGDPYCTVFVGRLSRHTDDETLRKAMSRYGRVKSMRLVRDIVTGASRGYAFVEYETDKEMRHAYEDAHHSIIDGSEVLVDYYRQQLMPGWIPRRLGGGLGGKKESGQLRFGGRERPFRAPLRPIPYDELKRLGIPPPPEGRYMLRFQVPPPPRRKGSNIDREESPPRRRSKDRIDSSHYRRQRSPTRDDHSTHRWKRSDDRQEATERRRSSTSRETGSYRKHRSPTEEYGDRRKRRRSREPGEFSPDWDDSSSRRGRSSVEPGFSPRRSLHHRHDMERHDSSGHSRHGERRHHGDRGSHSRNRRSKSRDYSH, encoded by the exons ATgagcggcgggggagggggcgcgggcgcggtgtTCTACGCGGAGAAGTACCACCCGATCCAGGCGGGCAGCATCGACGGCACAGACGTCGCCCCCCACGACAACGCCGTCCTCCGCGCCCTCCTCTGCTCCACCGCCGGCCTCT ATGATCCGTTCGGGGACCCCAAGGCCACCGGCGACCCCTACTGCACGGTGTTCGTCGGGAGGCTCTCCCGCCACACCGACGACGAGACGCTCCGGAAG GCCATGAGCAGGTATGGGAGGGTGAAGAGCATGCGGCTGGTGCGGGATATTG TTACCGGCGCCTCGCGTGGTTATGCATTTGTTGAGTATGAAACGGACAAGGAGATGCGCCATGCCTATGAG GATGCACACCATTCCATTATTGATGGCAGCGAAGTGCTTGTAGATTACTACAGGCAGCAACTTATGCCTGGATGGATACCAAGGAGATTAG GAGGAGGGCTTGGAGGGAAGAAAGAATCTGGACAGCTTCGATTCGGTGGTCGCGAGAGGCCATTTCGTGCTCCCTT GCGGCCGATACCATATGATGAACTGAAAAGGCTCGGgatcccaccaccacctgaaGGGCGGTATATGCTACGTTTTCAG GTTCCCCCACCACCGAGACGAAAAGGCAGCAATATTGACAGGGAGGAGTCACCTCCCAGGAGAAGATCCAAAGACAGGATTGATAGTAGTCACTACAGAAGGCAAAGAAGCCCAACCAGAGACGACCACAGCACCCACAGGTGGAAAAGGAGCGACGACCGACAAGAAGCAACCGAGAGGAGAAGATCATCTACCAGTAGAGAGACTGGCAGCTACAGGAAGCATAGAAGCCCAACCGAAGAATATGGCGATCGTCGTAAGAGGAGAAGAAGCCGAGAGCCTGGAGAATTTTCTCCAGACTGGGATGATAGTAGCAGCAGAAGAGGAAGATCTTCAGTGGAACCAGGTTTCAGCCCTCGTCGGTCTCTTCATCACAGACATGACATGGAGCGTCATGACAGCAGCGGCCATTCTCGTCACGGCGAACGTCGGCATCACGGCGACCGTGGAAGTCACTCCAGGAACAGGAGATCTAAAAGCCGAGATTACAGCCACTAG